The genomic window ATCTGCTGGGGGCTCGGCGGCCTGGACTCCAGCCACCCCGCGGCTGTTGGAAGCCGGCCATTTCACCCGGCCCAGGGAATACCGCGGTCTGACCGTGCCGGAAGTACTCATCAGCGGCGATCATGAGGCCATTGCCCGATGGCGTGCGGAGCAAAGTTTGCAGATTACGGGGGAGCGGCGGCAGGATTTACTGTCCGGCGAACAAGCGAAGGTGGCCGGAAAGTCGCCGCAGTCGTAAAATTTGATGAAGTAACTCGTTGAAGATCAAACTGTTGCGCGGGTCGTGCGCCATCGCAGGGAAGTTGCCACAGTCCCCCTTGGGTGCGGCCGAAAAACCAGTTACACTACTAGTTCACTGCTTCGAGGAATGTAGTGGCCGCTGTCCCCAGCGGCTGAGGACAGCCGCGGCTACATTTTCTCTTTGGATTCACCACACTTGGCGGCCAACACACACGTTAATCACGCAAGTAAAAATGAGCCAGCAAATTCTTGAACTCGTCGAAAAAAGCAGCCTGAAGGCTGATGTGCCCGAATTCGCTATCGGCGACACCATCGACGTGCATACCCGCATTCTGGAAGGCGAAAAAGAGCGCATCCAAATTTTCAACGGCGTGGTGATTGCCCGCAGCGGTTCCGGCAGCCGCGAAATGTTCACCGTTCGCCGCATTGTGCAAGGCGAAGGCGTGGAGCGGAAGTTTCCGCTGCATTCGCCCAAAATCGCCAAAATCGAAGTCAAGCGCAGCGGCGTAGTGCGTCGGGCCAAGTTGTACTTCCTGCGCGATCGGGTCGGCAAAGCCGTCCGGCTCCGTCAGCGCCGCGGCGAAAAGCAAGATGTGGTTGTGCCCGGCGAGGAGACCGTCGCGGCCGAACCCAAGCGCAAGGAAGAAGCCAAGCGCGAGCCGGCGGCTGTGTGAGCTTCGATTGAACCGCGGAGACACTGAACCGCAGAGACACAGAGGCGCGGAGAGGGCAGTTCATAAATAAAATCTACTCTGCGTCTCAGCGCCTCTGCGGTTAGTTTTAGAGCACGAGGTTCATCTATGCACTGGCCCGGGGCAATTCGCTCGCGCTGGGCCAAATTCTGGCAGACCAAGCCGCTGGGTTATTTGGGCGAGCGAGCCGCGGAAAAACATCTCAAGCGCCAAGGTTACAAAATTGTCGCCCGAGGTCTGCGGCTGCGGGGCGGCGAGTTGGATTTGGTGGCGGTTGACGGGCGATGCGTGGTGTTCGTGGAAGTCAAAACCCGGCGAACCATGCAATTTGGCCGACCGGCTGAAGCCGTCGACGCCCGCAAGCAGTGGCATATAACCCGGGCCGCGCTGTTCTATTT from Pirellulales bacterium includes these protein-coding regions:
- a CDS encoding YraN family protein, encoding MHWPGAIRSRWAKFWQTKPLGYLGERAAEKHLKRQGYKIVARGLRLRGGELDLVAVDGRCVVFVEVKTRRTMQFGRPAEAVDARKQWHITRAALFYLKRHGLLENPSRFDVVAVTWPHGANRPTIEHFRNAFEATGVEGMYS